A window of Thalassophryne amazonica chromosome 21, fThaAma1.1, whole genome shotgun sequence contains these coding sequences:
- the LOC117502786 gene encoding uncharacterized protein LOC117502786 encodes MDITFDTSFNNPDHTMFKEISTSIKNNAERYFPTLVAAGLTGFRSGSTIAQYSINATSFLAADFENFRRGIITDLGRKFNMIVDSSVPLQFSSNVTIAEEKLNVICGPPPEDLKFMSNWTSEWRHDGEIIIPSRRIIISDGDGNSLVQSVLTVLGLVSSDSGLYECLLKDEIVFLQVSSKALIVEEKPVIEVNTIRKAVHCEVGHDIVVPLECSVQSIYNIELVRTDDSVADPSNPVETGGSEIKYDFKMGVKT; translated from the exons ATGGACATTACTTTTGATACATCTTTCAATAACCCAGATCATACAATGTTCAAAGAAATTTCCACCTCT ataaaaaataatgctgagcgGTACTTCCCAACTCTAGTCGCAGCAGGGTTAACTGGCTTCCG TTCTGGGAGCACCATTGCTCAGTATTCAATCAATGCAACTTCTTTTTTAGCAGCAGACTTTGAAAATTTCAGAAGAGGGATTATAACAGATTTGGGAAGAAAATTCAACATGATAGTAGACA GTAGCGTACCTCTACAGTTTTCTTCTAATGTGACAATTGCTGAAGAAAAATTGAATGTGATATGTGGCCCTCCCCCAGAAGACCTAAAATTTATGTCAAACTGGACTTCAGAGTGGAGACATGATGGAGAGATAATAATCCCTTCAAGAAGAATAATCATTTCAGATGGAGATGGAAACTCACTTGTACAGTCAGTACTAACTGTGCTTGGACTTGTAtcaagtgacagtg GACTGTATGAGTGCTTGTTGAAAGATGAGATTGTTTTCCTTCAAGTTTCTTCAAAAGCACTCATTGTTGAAGAAAAACCAGTGATCGAAGTAAATACAATCAGGAAAGCTGTCCATTGTGAGGTTGGACATGATATCGTTGTACCACTGGAATGCTCTGTTCAAAGCATATACAACATCGAGTTGGTGCGGACTGATGACTCCGTAGCAGATCCAAGCAATCCTGTGGAAACAG GCGGCAGTGAAATTAAGTATGATTTTAAAATGGGTGTAAAAACCTGA
- the LOC117503475 gene encoding adhesion G protein-coupled receptor F5 isoform X2, with product MMARCVTVLLTLCYIMDTVEHGLCLNMVKELAVTRVSPIHARAKRETDFLYTLEAVVRVTDVGQFLAWLKTLGPPLSLNESATLTNIDHTTVCPRIGNEFLCFCEAQFTWSQRQCSSSTRCDDSTKDLCRCIVKTDPLDNQFCQPPIERKEEFTMDITFDTSFNNPDHTMFKEISTSIKNNAERYFPTLVAAGLTGFRSGSTIAQYSINATSFLAADFENFRRGIITDLGRKFNMIVDSSVPLQFSSNVTIAEEKLNVICGPPPEDLKFMSNWTSEWRHDGEIIIPSRRIIISDGDGNSLVQSVLTVLGLVSSDSGLYECLLKDEIVFLQVSSKALIVEEKPVIEVNTIRKAVHCEVGHDIVVPLECSVQSIYNIELVRTDDSVADPSNPVETGC from the exons ATGATGGCAAGATGTGTAACAGTTCTTCTGACTTTATGCTACATTATGGACACAGTGGAACATGGTCTTTGTCTAAATATGGTCAAG GAACTGGCTGTCACACGGGTGTCACCCATTCATGCAAGAgcaaagagagaga CTGATTTTCTTTATACACTTGAAGCTGTGGTGCGTGTCACTGATGTGGGACAATTCCTTGCTTGGCTGAAAACTCTCGGTCCCCCTTTGTCACTCAATGAGTCTGCCACTCTTACCAACATTGACCACACCACAG TGTGTCCTCGAATTGGGAATGAATTCCTTTGCTTTTGTGAGGCGCAGTTTACTTGGTCACAAAGACAGTGCAGCAGCTCTACAAGGTGTGATGACAGCACTAAGGACCTGTGTAGATGCATCGTCAAGACTGACCCATTAGATAACCAGTTCTGCCAGCCACcaa TTGAAAGGAAAGAAGAGTTTACCATGGACATTACTTTTGATACATCTTTCAATAACCCAGATCATACAATGTTCAAAGAAATTTCCACCTCT ataaaaaataatgctgagcgGTACTTCCCAACTCTAGTCGCAGCAGGGTTAACTGGCTTCCG TTCTGGGAGCACCATTGCTCAGTATTCAATCAATGCAACTTCTTTTTTAGCAGCAGACTTTGAAAATTTCAGAAGAGGGATTATAACAGATTTGGGAAGAAAATTCAACATGATAGTAGACA GTAGCGTACCTCTACAGTTTTCTTCTAATGTGACAATTGCTGAAGAAAAATTGAATGTGATATGTGGCCCTCCCCCAGAAGACCTAAAATTTATGTCAAACTGGACTTCAGAGTGGAGACATGATGGAGAGATAATAATCCCTTCAAGAAGAATAATCATTTCAGATGGAGATGGAAACTCACTTGTACAGTCAGTACTAACTGTGCTTGGACTTGTAtcaagtgacagtg GACTGTATGAGTGCTTGTTGAAAGATGAGATTGTTTTCCTTCAAGTTTCTTCAAAAGCACTCATTGTTGAAGAAAAACCAGTGATCGAAGTAAATACAATCAGGAAAGCTGTCCATTGTGAGGTTGGACATGATATCGTTGTACCACTGGAATGCTCTGTTCAAAGCATATACAACATCGAGTTGGTGCGGACTGATGACTCCGTAGCAGATCCAAGCAATCCTGTGGAAACAG GGTGTTAA
- the LOC117503475 gene encoding adhesion G protein-coupled receptor F5 isoform X1 codes for MMARCVTVLLTLCYIMDTVEHGLCLNMVKELAVTRVSPIHARAKRETDFLYTLEAVVRVTDVGQFLAWLKTLGPPLSLNESATLTNIDHTTVCPRIGNEFLCFCEAQFTWSQRQCSSSTRCDDSTKDLCRCIVKTDPLDNQFCQPPIERKEEFTMDITFDTSFNNPDHTMFKEISTSIKNNAERYFPTLVAAGLTGFRSGSTIAQYSINATSFLAADFENFRRGIITDLGRKFNMIVDSSVPLQFSSNVTIAEEKLNVICGPPPEDLKFMSNWTSEWRHDGEIIIPSRRIIISDGDGNSLVQSVLTVLGLVSSDSGLYECLLKDEIVFLQVSSKALIVEEKPVIEVNTIRKAVHCEVGHDIVVPLECSVQSIYNIELVRTDDSVADPSNPVETGGSEIKYDFKNGCKNLTAIFTCRVLNNPEFKIDIKIILSTVAFDCVNDSKFDNGFIGDEGVGQCDRNEVEI; via the exons ATGATGGCAAGATGTGTAACAGTTCTTCTGACTTTATGCTACATTATGGACACAGTGGAACATGGTCTTTGTCTAAATATGGTCAAG GAACTGGCTGTCACACGGGTGTCACCCATTCATGCAAGAgcaaagagagaga CTGATTTTCTTTATACACTTGAAGCTGTGGTGCGTGTCACTGATGTGGGACAATTCCTTGCTTGGCTGAAAACTCTCGGTCCCCCTTTGTCACTCAATGAGTCTGCCACTCTTACCAACATTGACCACACCACAG TGTGTCCTCGAATTGGGAATGAATTCCTTTGCTTTTGTGAGGCGCAGTTTACTTGGTCACAAAGACAGTGCAGCAGCTCTACAAGGTGTGATGACAGCACTAAGGACCTGTGTAGATGCATCGTCAAGACTGACCCATTAGATAACCAGTTCTGCCAGCCACcaa TTGAAAGGAAAGAAGAGTTTACCATGGACATTACTTTTGATACATCTTTCAATAACCCAGATCATACAATGTTCAAAGAAATTTCCACCTCT ataaaaaataatgctgagcgGTACTTCCCAACTCTAGTCGCAGCAGGGTTAACTGGCTTCCG TTCTGGGAGCACCATTGCTCAGTATTCAATCAATGCAACTTCTTTTTTAGCAGCAGACTTTGAAAATTTCAGAAGAGGGATTATAACAGATTTGGGAAGAAAATTCAACATGATAGTAGACA GTAGCGTACCTCTACAGTTTTCTTCTAATGTGACAATTGCTGAAGAAAAATTGAATGTGATATGTGGCCCTCCCCCAGAAGACCTAAAATTTATGTCAAACTGGACTTCAGAGTGGAGACATGATGGAGAGATAATAATCCCTTCAAGAAGAATAATCATTTCAGATGGAGATGGAAACTCACTTGTACAGTCAGTACTAACTGTGCTTGGACTTGTAtcaagtgacagtg GACTGTATGAGTGCTTGTTGAAAGATGAGATTGTTTTCCTTCAAGTTTCTTCAAAAGCACTCATTGTTGAAGAAAAACCAGTGATCGAAGTAAATACAATCAGGAAAGCTGTCCATTGTGAGGTTGGACATGATATCGTTGTACCACTGGAATGCTCTGTTCAAAGCATATACAACATCGAGTTGGTGCGGACTGATGACTCCGTAGCAGATCCAAGCAATCCTGTGGAAACAG GCGGCAGTGAAATTAAGTATGATTTTAAAAATGGGTGTAAAAACCTGACGGCAATATTTACTTGTAGGGTGTTAAACAATCCAGAATTTAAGATAGATATAAAGATCATCTTATCCACAGTTG CTTTTGACTGTGTCAATGATTCAAAATTTGATAACGGATTTATCGGTGATGAGGGCGTGGGACAATGTGACCGTAATGAGGTTGAAATCTAA